The DNA sequence ATCCCCCTGGCCATGGACGTCTACCAGCCCAAGACGTCCGCGGCGCCCGCGCCGGTGGTGCTCTACCTGCACGGCGGCGGCCTGTTCCTCGGCAACCGCAAACCCGCGGGCCCGGGCGCGCTGCTCGACGGCCCGCGGTTCACCGCCGTCCGGGACGCGCTGACGGCCCGCGGCGTGGCGGTCGCCGCGATCGACTACCGCCTCGCGCCCGCCGCGCCGTGGCCGGCCGCGCTCACCGACGCCAAGTGCGCGGTCCGCTTCCTCGCGGCCAACGCGACGGCGTTGCACCTCGACCCGGCCCGCATCGCGGCCTGGGGGATCGGCACGGGCGGCACCCTGGCGGCCCTCCTCGGCACGGCGCCGGGTTTCGACACCGGCCAGTACGCCGGGGTTCCCAGCACGGTCCACGCGGTGGCAGCGGTCGCCGCTCCGGCCGACTTCACGGATTTCACCGGCGTGGACGCGGTCACGCGCGCGTCGATCCTGCTCGCCCTGGGCCGGGCGCCGGCCACCTTGCGCGCGGCGAGCCCGCTGACCTACGCGGGCCCGGGCGCCCCGCCGTTCCTGCTCGCCGGCGGCCGGAAGTCGGCGGAGTACGCGAACCGCCTGCGCGTGGCGGGCGACCCGGTGACCACCGGCGACGGCGGGCCCGCCGAAGTGGCGGACTTCCTGGTCACCGCCCTGCGCTGATAGCTTGACGACGTGAGCAGCGGACGGGAACTCGTGGCGCCGATCTTCGGCGACCACTCCTACCGCTGCGATTTCTACGGTTGACCGGCCCCGCTCCGGGCCCTTCGCACCGCCTCCGGCGGTGAACTTCGTCAACCGTAAGGAAAGCCATGACTCTGCCTGCCATCGGCTGGGCGCTCAAGCACATGCCGCTGACCGCCGCCGCCGTCGAGGACCACGAGGCGCTGCTCACCGGGCGGCGGCTCGCGATGTGCCTGCACGTCGAGCCCAAGACCGGCGCGCTCGTCACGCTCCTGGCCCGCGCCGGGCTCGACGTCACCCTCACCGGCTCGCCCGGCACGACCCACGACGACGTCGCCGACGACCTGCGCGCGATCGGCGTGAAGGTGCACACCCGCCGCGCCGACGATGACGCCGACCACGCCCGCAACGTCGCGAAGGTCCTCGAAAACGAACCGGACCTCACGCTCGACAACGGCGCTGATCTCACGCTGTCGCTGCTCGAATCCGGGACGCCCGCGGGTTATCTCGGCGGCACCGAGGAGACGACGACCGGGGGCCTCCGGCTGCGGGAGCGGCCGCGCGGCGTCGCCCACCCCGTCGTCGTGATCAACGACTCGCGGCTGAAACTCCTGGTGGAGAACGAGTTCGGCGTCGGCCAGAGTGTCGTGCAGGGGTTTCTCAACGCCACCAACCTGATGGTGCCGGGGATGCGCGCCGCGGTGCTCGGGTACGGGCCGTGCGGCAAGGGTGTCGCGGACACCCTCGCGCGGCTCGGCGCGCGGGTCGCCGTGTGCGACACCGACCCGATGCGGGCACTTCAGGCCATTTTGGACGGTCATCGCGTCGGAACCGCCGAGGAGGCGGTCGAAGACGCCCGAGCGGTCTTCACCGCGACCGGCGCTCCCGGCGTCGTCGGCGCGGCCGAGCTGGCCGCGCTGACCGACGGCGCGGTGCTCGCCGGCGTCGGCCACTTCGCCTGGGAGATCGACGCCGAGGC is a window from the Amycolatopsis sp. NBC_00355 genome containing:
- a CDS encoding adenosylhomocysteinase — encoded protein: MTLPAIGWALKHMPLTAAAVEDHEALLTGRRLAMCLHVEPKTGALVTLLARAGLDVTLTGSPGTTHDDVADDLRAIGVKVHTRRADDDADHARNVAKVLENEPDLTLDNGADLTLSLLESGTPAGYLGGTEETTTGGLRLRERPRGVAHPVVVINDSRLKLLVENEFGVGQSVVQGFLNATNLMVPGMRAAVLGYGPCGKGVADTLARLGARVAVCDTDPMRALQAILDGHRVGTAEEAVEDARAVFTATGAPGVVGAAELAALTDGAVLAGVGHFAWEIDAEALRTATVRTIEYGEPGRRTGHVLADGREIVVLDHGRMLNLTAANGNSIQAMDLGLTLQVRSLAAVCGGGLAPAVQPVPAAVERRIATDLVERLR
- a CDS encoding alpha/beta hydrolase, with the translated sequence MTAVDRQRARPPSATARYDPTPPLRRGALLVTASLAALSGAVTTAAAVPALWRIWQLYAMLFGVFAAVEIVAVAAVVGWPTRKTARFAALTAAVALALWVVSRPLGLLARFDPWQPADTVVGFTDYVVAALQVIALFGLLVVARRRAHPRPSALRRVSAWIVLFPVLLLVLATGTAGAVAAGDGVTGTNASTLLDGASGTVEYCRPAGIPLAMDVYQPKTSAAPAPVVLYLHGGGLFLGNRKPAGPGALLDGPRFTAVRDALTARGVAVAAIDYRLAPAAPWPAALTDAKCAVRFLAANATALHLDPARIAAWGIGTGGTLAALLGTAPGFDTGQYAGVPSTVHAVAAVAAPADFTDFTGVDAVTRASILLALGRAPATLRAASPLTYAGPGAPPFLLAGGRKSAEYANRLRVAGDPVTTGDGGPAEVADFLVTALR